A region of the Chroicocephalus ridibundus chromosome 1, bChrRid1.1, whole genome shotgun sequence genome:
AGGTTACCCCCAGGGCAGTAGCATTCCCAGTCTCAGTGACACAAATGTGTTTTGTTCAGGAAGGTAGCCAGGGTGTCTGCTGCACCCAGGCAAGCGGCAGGCAGCAATTGGCAGGTTAGCAGTTGCCCTTCCAGGAAAGTGCCTCCTACTCCTCATCACAGATGTCATTTCCCCAGCTATGGGTCAGCAGCACACATACAAGAACAGGATATATATCTCCCTCTCCCCTGTGGAAAATGGGACAAGCTGTCCTTCTAAAAACAGAGCCTTGCCAAGCCTGCACAAGCAAAATCCAGGAGTTTTGCTGTATTCCGtcttcttctgctgctcttgcctAGTTGCCCCAGTTCAGGACAGACACCTGTGAACTTCTGCCTATAGCTCCTACTGATGCTCAGACTGGCCCAAATCTTCCTTTGGTGAGCTGGGTGCTCCCCTGGCTCCTACATCATCCCCAGCAGCGCTACGTCCCACACCATCTCCATGGAGAACACACAGACTGGGTAAATGAACAGGCATCAGCACAATGGCTGTTTCTTGgatttccttcagaaatattaCTAATCCACCTTGCTCCTACTTTTCAGGGAGAGTGTAATGAGACTACAGCTTACTTGGAGAAAATATAAGAGTGTCAAACACAACAGCAGCTCCCAGTAGTGTGACTGTGCTACATGCACCGCATATCTAACTGGGAGGCAGAAGCGATATTCAGGCTGCCAAGCCTTTCCAAGGCACGAACACAAACCCTTTGGAATGTGCCCCAACAAGCAGTTTTGGCTTCTTCAAGGAGGACAGCAGAGACTGTCGATCCTGCAGAAGGAGACACATCTTGGCCCTCTTGTGAGGTAACTGCTCAGATTGAGTTTCCCGTAGAGCCTGACCCCATGGGCCTTGAGTCCTTGAAAGTGTAGGCACCAGTACAATTCCTAGAGTTTGCTCCTGTTCAGGCACAAAACAGCTTTGCATACGCAGCCCTGGGTGGAATATAAGGCACAATTTTATTTCTCCTCATTCCTCTTTCTCAGTTCGCACCCATCACAATGTTGGCAACAAGGGTCTGCAGTGATCACAGGGATCCTCATGGtttgtgctcctgcagcagccagcagcagtgcCCTGGGCTTGCAGGGGCTCACCTGGCTGCTCAGAGTGCAACTGTCCTGAGCAAACTCCTCTGCGAGGTGTCACTGGGTGGCCCTCCCAAGCACTCAGAGCTCTCCTTCACTTGTCCACAGCATGACCAGTGGGGGCAGCCAGGGTGACCTTTGTGTCCATGGCCACAGCCTTGGTACCCACCTGCAAGAGAAGAGGTAAGCAAAAGTGGACTAGAAAATCCCAGTGTGTCAGAGGCTTTCAGAGAGTGCTTCAGCCCCAGGACTTCTCTAAGACGAGGAGTCATGTGCTGATGAGACCACAGCATATTCAAGGCCAAAATTACCACAGCTCCTTAAAGAAAGGAGAACAACAGAGGGGGACCTCCCTGTTCCAGTCGCTGGGGAAAGCTAAAGATATTCATTCTCTTGTCTGTTGAGTAATGCAAGACATGGGCCTGCAGAACCCTGTGCCAGCCACTGGTGTCTCTGGCCAGAGTTAAATACAGATCaagcacagaaaaaggaagaggctgCTTCTATACTAAAACATGCAAAACACACAATGACACACAGGTCAAGGACAGGGAAGCTGGTGGGGATTAAACAAACAGGGGAGTTGAACTCTCATCCTAAATGAGTGAAGCTTTTCCATTCGACAGCATTAGGCACCATGTAAAACAGTTCGGAAGCTCCCAACCTGCCAAAACGGGAACAGGAACAGCATAGACACAGTGCTGCTTAGCCTCCCCACATTGAGAAATGTGGGGAAAGCTGAGCACTCACCTGGCATGGTACCCCCACAGGCACAGCGAGCAGCTTTCTGCCCTCCACTTGAGCAGAACGTGCAGCAGTGAAACACGCCTTGGTGCTCACGGATCTTGTTTTTCACCATCAGAGTGAATGGAGAGCCCTGCAGAGGACAAGtaagcagagaagctgctgcagcgGATGCTATCAGATGTTGTGTGCATTTTCAGAAACCAACCAGGTGATTCTGTCAGATCACTAAGCCCGGTCTTAAATTGCTAAATGGTAGAGGCAATCCTTAGAAAGATTTGGAGCAAGTacttagaaaagaaaagcaggtaaAGAAGAAGCAGTgcaagagaaacaagaaatgtTACCTTTACATGTTGCCCTTTCACATAGACGCAGACAGCATACAAGCCTGGCTCCTCAGGGCTGTAGGAAACATGGTAGGTCCCATCACCATTATCACACACTTTTGGCTTGACTGCACTATGAACAGAGAAAAGTCCAAGAGGTCAGTGAGTGGCAGAAAATTGTTCTACGTGTGAACCATTGTTTGGCCTAGATTTGTGGTCAGTTCCTTATCCATAGCCTTGTTCAGTAGCTGCGGGTGTGAAGCGAGCTTAGCAGGATGCATGAGCAATGCTCAAGCATTGAGTTGCTTTCACACGCACCCGCTCCTTGGAGCTGCAATAACCATACAAAGGAAGTCACACAAAGCTAGCTGCACTGCAAGGATTTGTAGCTACCCTGAGCACTGAAAGAGCAGAAGATGACAGACAGTGCACTTGCAGGTCAGATTACTCCATCAGATAACAGCCTTCGGAAATGGGGTAAATTCACAGCTTCAGAGAGCATTTACCTCCATAAGAGACCATGAATAAGACAGGACATAAACAGGGAAGATTTGAACCACTTCAATCACTGTCACAAAAGCATTGACCCAGCTCTTCTCTTCAATGCTCTGGGGAGTTCCAGGTCCCCGCTGGTGAACTCTCCCTTTCCAAAGTGAAGCGCTCTGGGTTTCTCAAGGAACCCTGGTGGATAACAGTCCCAGGGAAAAAGCATCAGCTAGTTACTGATTGCCTGCTTCAGTAAGGTGGGAAGAGCTTTCCACAGACAATTATCAGGCAGCTCTGCATACAGAAAGGTATTCTTCCTAACCCCCACTAATTAGTCTCTTGTGTCACAAGACATGACATTTTATAATCTTCCAGATTTGCAGGCTGTGTTCCCCACCCCTCACCATTTCACATCAATACAGCTGCCTACATCATTTCCTGCCATGAACTGTGTGGTGATCCTTCAGCTGCTGTGCCTCAACCCAAAGCTAAACAGCTTTCAGCAACAGATGTAGCAACTGCATACACCCAAGAACAAGAACTTGAGTTAATGTGGCCACAGCGACCTCTACCCCACCAAGCAAAATCCACATAACTCTCGTGTGCACACCTTCCCACATCATATGTGCACCTAAGGAAGGAAAGTACACTGGTGCAACGTTCTGGAACAACTGATGCTCTAGTGATAAGCATCCATGCAGCCAGCGCAGTTTCTGTATGCCATGCCAACGCTTCCCCATAGCAAGCATCCTGTCCCTTTTTTCATCAGGTCATCCCACCAATAGTGGATCCTGGAACAAGTTACACCGGCATCTTGCTCCAGCTGCACTGTATGCACAATAAAACTGAATAGATGTTTTTCTTAAGAACAGACCCCCAGTTGGCTCTGCATTTGTGACTGGCTGCCTTATAGTAACAAGTGTGGCCTGAAAacagttacaaaatatttttttctggttggtCATTTCATTGTGGAAACACTTAGGAGCCTAATTGTGCTCttcccttgcttttgttttttggtttttttttggctagaaAAACTCTGAACATGTTAAAGTGCTCAACACTTGCAACTACATGAGAAAGCACAATGAAGTCCCAACACAGGTTCTTTCTCCAGAACATACACTAGGCGCTTCCATCAACTGTCAGAGGCTTCTGGGCTTGGATAGGAGCGGTCATTGACTTGGGACAGTCATTCTGGGGTTGCTATGTTAGGCTCATTAGATGTTAACAAAAGCAGAAGCTCTGGGTGTCTACTGGTAGGGGTTGGAAGTAGCAACGGTTCATTCTCACAATGCGTAACACCCACTGAGAGTCGAATCCTTTAAGAAGTCACAAATTACTGAAAGACTCAATACAAATCGGAGCCAACACGGTCAAGCTCCACACAGCCAAATACAACCAGTAAGAAGCACTGCTATACCAGTAGGAAGAACAGTAATGCCTTTTCCCCTACAGATTCTGACCCACATGCTGAGGCACGTCCTCCCACCTGCCCAAACAAGGAGGGAGCCAGGATAAAAGAGGCAGAAAGGCAAACCCTGTGACTGGGGAGCTCTCAGGTGAAATACCCACCAGTCCCTCTTGTCCTTGTGGGTGATGGTGACCTGCACAGCTTCTCCTCCTCGTCCCATCCGCTCTCCCGTGGTGTCACTGCAGAGCAGGGTAAAGCCAGTCAGCTGGTTCTGATGGGCACTGTGGAGATCTGCAAGGCAGAGAAACAGGACCAGAAAGGATTTACACAAGCCATGACTGCCACCTCCCACCTATTTTTCAGGGTTGCAGTCCCCATCAGAGCACAGCCAGGACTTTGCTGCTGGGGTATACAGCTCCTTCCACTCACAGGGAAAAGTACATATATAACTGGGGATCAGGAAAGAGTGGACAGCCGTAGGCGCTGAGCGATGTTGGGCAGTCTTAGCCTGGAGGTCTGTATGGATCAGGGTGGTCTTCCTGCCTACCCCTCTAAGCCCAGCTGGCATGTTCCCAGAAGGCCTCAAGGTGAACCATGGAAccaggagggaggaggaacagcCCCGCTGTGCAGTGTGGAGCCCCAGAGACCTCAGCACTTTCATTTTGGCATGGAAGGGATTGAACGAGCTCTGCGTTTGTCTCATCTGCCTGGTGCAGGCCATTACTGACCAGAGCTTCCTGTGCTCTCTGGGCTGGTCTGAACATTATCTGtttgctggccctgctccaaGTCCTTAGTAAGCAAATATCCATGAAACCATCGATGCGAGTTACTCCCATGGCAATCTCAGCAGAAGCTGCAAGAGGAATGAACCTACTCGCTCCGCCACAAAGGTTATCTGCCTGGGCTCGTGCTGCAGAACAGCTGGGGCCACTGGAAGAGCAACACATCCTGCTATTGCAGGTGCCATTCCCATCCCCCGAGTAAGCTCTGGTCTTTGGCCTGAGGGTTGCTCTCCTCACACTTCAGCCCCATGCTGAGGTCAGTGATGTTGTGGAGGGCAGCTCCAGTAAGCTCTGTACACCTGGATGGGGatagctctctggctccctgcccagcacagctcctaTAGGCCCTCAGCAAGAAATACAACCTCCGGCAGGATTCTACGTCTGCCCCTAGTCAATGCCTGGACATCAGGGAGCCAACAGTGCCTTAAGCTGCACACCACATGGGTACAGAGAACAGAGACATGACTTCAGTGAGAGGTGCGTTCCCATTTATCTGTTTTACAGCACTGCATTACCTTCCCCATGCAGGGTACATCTGGCTGGATCAACCACTTTATTGAGAATAGCCCCAAAAAGTTCATAGCCGCGACActgccctgccctctcctggGGAGAGAACTGGATCCCGTCGTCCACGCCGGGATGGGTGTTGTAAGCAACGCTGTTCAGCTTTGCCAGCCGGCTTGCTACCACCCCTTTGGTGATAAGGATCTCCAGGTCCGAGCCACTTGTCAGCAAGCGCTCTGTGAATTCCACACCTGTCCTCatgtccagcagcagctgctgcagctgggccTTCCGCAAGTGCAGCAGGTTTTCCTTCTGCACCTTCAGGTCCTCCAGCTGCTTCAACAGCTGGTCCCGGTGCTCTTCAATCGCTTTCACATACCCACTGGCAAACAGACAGATCTCTGTGGCCACAGCCTCTGTGCGATCACGTAAGGCACTACCCATGTCATCCATCTGGCTCAGCACACCCTCTAGGGTGCCCATGCGCTGCTGGGTGCTTTTCAGCAGCTCCCGCAGGGCGTCCCCATGCCTGTGGATGACATTGCCGGTGAAGTcatagggatgctgcctgtgccTGTCTACAACACAATCTCTGCACACAGGCTGGTCACACTGCTCGCAGAACAGCCTTAGCCTCTCTGTGGGAtgggaagggcagaagagagGCTTCTCAGCCTGGCTGCGATCCTTGGTGCTCTCCAGCTCCATCACAGCATGAGAGGCCGTCTTCTTCTGTCTCCTAGAAAGGAGCAACCACACATCACTTCATGCATTTTGGATATGAAATGTAAACATCCAAGACCCTTTGTAAATGCCAGTCTGTACAGACTACAAGTCACAGTGTGCATCGCTCCCTCCTGTCTCCACTGAAATTCACTCTGCATGAAGGGACTTGTGGTCTCGTAAGGACAAGGCTCCACACAAAAGAGGACAGCATTGGCAAGCAGCTCATTAGAGGCTGCTCTCAGGCTCCCTGTGTGCTGTCAGCACTATTTTCAGACACAAGAATTGTGTGACCCACCATGTCCACACACAGGGAACAGGCTGGCAGGCTGCTACTGCCAGCAGCCCCTTCATGGAGCCTGACAGAAGTGGGATAGTTGCAATTACCCCCAGAGCCTGCTGTAACAAAGTCAgcaggagggcagtgagccccgcAAAGTGACAGCTGGCAGGAGGTGTCTCGAAACAGAATTGCTCACCAACGGTCACTTCTGGAGAGGAATGGAAAGTGCCAAGCTCCTCAGCCATCAGCCCAGTGTGTTTCACCAGCTTTAAATTCACTGAGGCAAATGAGCTGTAATATCCCTTAGGTAAAACCTAGTTCAGGCCACTGCCAGAAGACAGTCTGTGGTAAAACATTCTGTATTCTGAACGTCAAACTCCACCTCCTTCTGGCCACCAGGTTAGGTCCTGCTCAGAGGAGACCAAGGATGGGACACAAAGAACCTCTTATGACCCAGACATCCACCATGTCACAGGGCAGCACTAGAACATTTCAGTTTTATGTTATTTTGGACACTGGGAGCTACTTATTGAGCAGGATGTAAAAGCCTTTTCTACTTCCTTGTCTCCTGCACTAATGACTTCTGGCAGTTGCGATGGGAGCTCCAAGCCATAAGCAAGGAAATACTCCGAGGACCAAGCTCTATAGAGTTGCTCTGGCAACATAAAACAACCTCATCACAGGTCAGGACATGGCCCTTACActactccttttccttcccactaATCTCCCTTGGGTCCAGCACATTTTCAAAGCCTTCTACCATTATTTGTACAACACCCTTCAAATTCACACTTCCCTGACTTCCACCTAAGACCTCTCTCACTTATTCCAAAGAGCACAACAGTGGCACCCAGATACATAGAAACCTTCCCACTGCActaggaaataatttcaaaatggcTTCCCTTGGCCCTTGTTCTGCTCTGCTATCAACTAAATCAGGTGCAAGTCTGCAGACACTAGTGGGGCGAAAAAATGATATCAGTAAATAAGGTAGGAAGCAGGTCACTGTGACAAATTTTCTACTGCTTCATACCTTCCACAGTTATTTCTGTCAGTGTGGCAGGCTGCTATTCAAGGTCCCAGTTTATCACTCTTCAGCAGCTTCCATGGGGTACGAGCCATTAGCTAATCAGAATGGTATGCTAGAAATTATAGCCCCGAGTGGAAAGGTAACTAAGAGTCTAAGCCATTTTACCACTGGCACCAGTATCTGCAGGGGGGCAGGGCAGTGAGGAATATGCCTCAGTTTGCTAATCAAGTGGAAAGAAGCGGCAAACGTGGAGGGAATAGGCTGAGCTGATTAACCCAGGCTAAGAGGATTGCCTGACTATTGCTACTGTTTTTCTGACCCTGCCTGTCACCTCCTTGCTCCAGAAGGCGGTTCAGACTTCCCTATCTCTACTATCATGGTGCTGCCTGTCCTCTGCCATGCTCACTGGCCACTGCGTCTGCCTCCTCTTCAGCTCCTACCTCTGCTGCAGTCACCTCTTCTTCATGCCTTACTGACATGACCCTCTCTGATGTACACAGCTCTCTTCTGCTGTCAAGCCTTCAGTTTTTCCATATTCCAACAGAACTAAACCCTGTAACATCAGGCATACTGCAAAGCAACAGTGTTACTGCTGTAGGCTCCCAGCctcacagaaatgctgaaaatgcaCACAAGATACACGGACACAACAGTTAACAGGCAAGCACACGGATCAGTCATCAGGAGGTAGCAACCAGGCAGGCAGGCTAGGGTCAGGACTTCCACTTATCTCCTTTCACTTCACATAAGGGTGCctgtgcacatacacacagtaAATGTTTCTGGAGGTGGAGAGAGGCAGACCAGCAGCTTAACTTGCCCATTTTCCCTTGGGAGACGTGCCTTCTCCAAAGCAGGACAGCACAAGGCTCTTGTCCTGAAGGTACTCTGCCTGCATCCATGCCTGTTGGAGTGCTGGGGTGATGCTAAACTGAGATGCAAATCAGCAAACAGGCACCACCATGGGCAAACGGCGGCCTGATTTTGGACTTAATGGCCTCAACTGACCAGGACTGACTGCCATACTGCACACAGCTTGACGGTCCCCACCTGAGTACAGAGCATCCTCCAGGGAGGATAAAAACCTCTTAGGGATTGAACAAACTGGAAGACAAGTGGGTTGACTGCTTGGCTAGCTCTGTAGGGGTCCCTGCCTGCTTCACCCACCCACTCTGTCCGGCAGCCCGAGGAGGGAAGGCCGCCCCGCGCACCCCGTGGCGAGGTGGCCCCGTCCGGGCCGGTCCCCCTCGCTGCCCCCTCACCTGTGGGCCTGGCAGCAGAAGAGGCAGAGGTTGGCCCCGCAGGTCAGGCACCGCCTCACGGCCGCCCCGTCGGCGCAGAGGTcgcaccccgccgccgccgccgccgccccgccgcggctcAGCGCCAGGTAGTCGGGGGTGAGCTGGCCGACGCCGCCGGGCGGCAGGGCCACCTCGGCGTCGCACACCGGGCAGAGGacgctgcgggcggcggcggcccggcccggctcccccagcGGCCCCAGCCGCCGCAGGCAGGGCGCGCACAAcgagtgcaggcagggcagcagccgcgGCGAGACCCAGGGCTCGGCGCACACCGGGCAGCGCGTCCCGGACGACATGCCGGCGGCTCGACCGCCGCGACCCCGCTCGCCAGCGAGGCTCCGCCGAGCATCCCCGCCCCGGCCGTTAACGgcccgccgcgggggccgccgcGCGCCGCCCCCTCGCGCCGCCCCCGGCCGTTGGGCGCCGGCTGCCCCGTTGCTAGGGGCGACGGACGGCCGTTGGGGTCGGGGGCTGGTGTCGTACCCGAACCGGCGCCGCCATCCGCCGCCGGGCCCTGCGTGAGGCGACGGTGTGAGGGGCGACGGGCGCGATGGCGGCCGGgggaccccgccgccgcctcccccggggctcctcccccgggacgggacgggcaAAGGCGGGCAAAGAGGAGCCAAGACCCCACTTTGTCTCCGTCCTCCTCGCCGAGGCACTGAGGAGCCTCTCCCGCCGGTTGCCCACCTCTGGCAgctcctgtttttttcccagccGGTCATCTGGGAAACggcccccttccctgccccgccGCGGGTAGATTTTGTGTTTCCAGTTCTTCCAGCTCAAAACTTCACTTTCTGACTTCACCTCTCGCTGGCCTTTGCAGTCGGTCTTTGCAGACCCTTTGCTGGCCTGCCCCCGTTGCCTTCAGGCCttcctagttttcccttctgaccATGAGTGAACTTGCTGAGCAGTGGAGAAGCAATATCAGTGAAACTTCAATAGAAATAGTGCAACGCAGCCAGGCTTCCCCATGACTGCCCACGGAGATTGGCTGAGGACTGTATTGATCCACTGCGCCGGAATTATGAATATTGTAAAAGGCAGGTTTTGAAATAAAGAGTGTCTTTGAAGTCCTGCGTGAAGCTCCTTGGACATTGATGGTATCTACATCATTGCTTTTATCAGTCTGATTTGTAAGCTCCTCAAAGAATGAAATtggagttattttatttttttaaagaaacctctTTTCTGTAAAACCATGTTGACGAGCACTAATGATATGCATATAATGTGCTGCATTCAGCCCTTAATGACTGAACTTTGTACCAACTTCTCCATTAGTTTGCCTAGGACCATGGCTATCTTACCTGTCCTTTCCTTTTGAATACCAACATGACATGAAAATCATTTCAAACTTCTGGATTTTAAGTTCcctaaattgcattaaaaatcaaCAAGCAAGGGAGATCTCcagtcagatttttttaagacttctgaGTGCAAATTATCTAAACCGACTGATCTGTAAATACTTAATCTGCAGTGGATGTTAACATCTGTCCTATGCAGAATGGCTTGACAAAGACACTGTCTTCTTTGTGCGATGCACTCAAACGTTTCTGTGTCTTTTATGTTGTAATATGAGATCAAGGTTTTAGACCACGATCAGGTGTTTACAACCTTGAAGACGATCAAAAGAAAGACGTTCCTAGCAGCCTCCTTCGGATTAACTATTAGCGAGTGAA
Encoded here:
- the TRIM45 gene encoding E3 ubiquitin-protein ligase TRIM45; translated protein: MTGWEKNRSCQRWATGGRGSSVPRRGGRRQSGVLAPLCPPLPVPSRGRSPGGGGGGVPRPPSRPSPLTPSPHAGPGGGWRRRFGYDTSPRPQRPSVAPSNGAAGAQRPGAARGGGARRPPRRAVNGRGGDARRSLAGERGRGGRAAGMSSGTRCPVCAEPWVSPRLLPCLHSLCAPCLRRLGPLGEPGRAAAARSVLCPVCDAEVALPPGGVGQLTPDYLALSRGGAAAAAAGCDLCADGAAVRRCLTCGANLCLFCCQAHRRQKKTASHAVMELESTKDRSQAEKPLFCPSHPTERLRLFCEQCDQPVCRDCVVDRHRQHPYDFTGNVIHRHGDALRELLKSTQQRMGTLEGVLSQMDDMGSALRDRTEAVATEICLFASGYVKAIEEHRDQLLKQLEDLKVQKENLLHLRKAQLQQLLLDMRTGVEFTERLLTSGSDLEILITKGVVASRLAKLNSVAYNTHPGVDDGIQFSPQERAGQCRGYELFGAILNKVVDPARCTLHGEDLHSAHQNQLTGFTLLCSDTTGERMGRGGEAVQVTITHKDKRDCAVKPKVCDNGDGTYHVSYSPEEPGLYAVCVYVKGQHVKGSPFTLMVKNKIREHQGVFHCCTFCSSGGQKAARCACGGTMPGGYQGCGHGHKGHPGCPHWSCCGQVKESSECLGGPPSDTSQRSLLRTVAL